In Gossypium hirsutum isolate 1008001.06 chromosome D06, Gossypium_hirsutum_v2.1, whole genome shotgun sequence, one genomic interval encodes:
- the LOC107889713 gene encoding very-long-chain aldehyde decarbonylase GL1-9 translates to MVFWEGYVSDEAMGTVAPVVVYWLYAGFYQLLPPLDKYRLHTRKEEEEKNAVPFVSVVRGVLFQQLVQATVAKLLFLLTSTADASGTTIQPSVPVQLAQFIVAMLVMDAWQYFVHRFMHQNKFLYRHVHSQHHRLVVPYAIGALYNHPLEGLLLDTFGGAISFLVSGMTARTAVVFFCFAVIKTVDDHCGLWLPGNIFHIFFWNNSAYHDIHHQLQGTKYNYSQPFFANWDKLLGTHMPYDLLKRPEGGFEVRLKKD, encoded by the exons ATGGTGTTTTGGGAAGGATATGTGAGTGATGAAGCAATGGGGACAGTTGCCCCGGTTGTTGTATATTGGTTGTATGCTGGGTTTTATCAACTCTTACCACCTTTGGATAAGTACCGTTTACATACTAGAAAAGAGGAGGAAGAGAAGAATGCCGTGCCTTTCGTTTCAGTTGTTAGGGGTGTTCTATTTCAACAGCTTGTTCAAGCAACTGTTGCTAAATTGCTCTTTCTG TTGACATCAACGGCAGATGCATCTGGGACCACAATCCAGCCTTCAGTTCCTGTTCAACTTGCGCAATTTATTGTTGCAATGCTTGTCATGGATGCATGGCAGTACTTTGTTCACCGTTTCATGCATCAAAACAAATTTTTGTACCGTCATGTCCACTCCCAACATCATAGGCTGGTTGTTCCCTATGCAATTGGGGCCCTTTACAATCACCCACTTGAGGGTCTCTTGCTCGATACTTTTGGTGGTGCCATCTCTTTCCTTGTCTCTGGAATGACTGCACGAACAGCTGTAGTTTTCTTCTGTTTTGCTGTGATTAAAACTGTGGATGATCATTGTGGGCTATGGTTGCCTGGTAATATTTTCCATATATTTTTCTGGAATAACTCTGCTTATCATGACATCCATCATCAACTCCAAGGCACAAAGTATAACTACTCTCAGCCGTTCTTCGCCAACTGGGATAAGCTACTTGGAACTCATATGCCTTATGATCTTTTGAAGCGACCGGAGGGGGGTTTTGAGGTAAGGCTAAAGAAAGACTAG